The Nycticebus coucang isolate mNycCou1 chromosome 5, mNycCou1.pri, whole genome shotgun sequence genome window below encodes:
- the LOC128586309 gene encoding LOW QUALITY PROTEIN: uncharacterized protein LOC128586309 (The sequence of the model RefSeq protein was modified relative to this genomic sequence to represent the inferred CDS: substituted 2 bases at 2 genomic stop codons), with product MGQTVTTPLSLTLDHWTEVKRRGRDLSLEVKKGPWQTFCSSEWPTFNVGWPSGGTFDLSLIFAIKEIVFQRGPGAHPDQQPYIIVWQDLVQNPPPWVWPWTATSRPPSNPRVLAVQSSGSRKRGDSSDPPKKIYLEIQTDHLLLDPPPPPPPYPPALAPVTGQGGPASPDLVIAPSAPPGEPSLGPAQGTRSHRGGGMSPDTTVALPLRAYGPPPVATDEGPPPLQPLQYWPFSSADLYNWKTNHPPFSEDPQRLTGLLESLMFSHQPTWDDCQQLIQTLFTTEERERILLEARKNVLRVDGRPTQLPNIIEAAFPLSRPDWDFNTAEGRERLTVYRQALVAGLRGAARRPTNLAKVREVIQGATEPPSMFLERLMEAFRRYTPFDPASEGQRASVAMTFIGQSAVDIKRKLQRIEGLQDYTLQDLVKEAEKVYHKRETEEEKEQRKEKEREERENKRDRRQEKNLTRILAAVVGEKSQEQTQDRTKKSGSLGNHVLLDKDQCAYCKEKGHWARECPKKRKKVLALEEEDXRGRGSEPLPEPRVILKVEGKPVEFLVDTGAQHSVLLEPSGPVSKKKSWVVGATGHQQYSWTTXRSVDLGVGRVTHSFLIIPECPAPLLGRDLLTKMEAQITFTPDGPEVKQNKRVTALTMRLEDEHRLFEKQREKGTSLIHDWLEKYPGAWAETAGMGLAAERLPIVIELKATSTPVAVRQYPMTREAREGIRPHIQHLLQLGI from the coding sequence atgggacagactgtgacaacccctctgagtttaactctagatcattggactgaagtgaagagaagaggtcgtgatctgtcactagaggttaaaaaaggcccatggcagactttctgctcctcggagtggcctacttttaacgtcggctggccctcaggaggaacctttgacttatctcttatttttgctattaaagagattgtttttcagagaggaccgggagcccatccggatcaacaaccttacatcatagtctggcaggacctggtgcagaatccaccCCCCTGGGTttggccgtggactgccacatccaggcccccgtctaatcctcgggtgcttgctgtccaatcttccggttccagaaaaAGGGGCGAtagctcggacccccctaagaagatctacctggaaattcagactgatcatcttctcctcgaccctccgccccctcctcccccataccctcccgccttggctcctgtcacggggcagggaggaccagcatcgccggatctggtgattgccccctctgcacctccaggggaaccttcactggggcccgcacaaggtaccaggagtcaccgggggggaggaatgtctcccgacactactgttgccctgcccctgagggcatacggccccccgccggtggcaacagatgagggaccacctcctctccagcccctccagtactggccattttcttccgcagacctgtataactggaaaactaatcacccccctttttcagaagacccccaacgcctgactgggctgctagagtccctgatgttctctcatcagcccacatgggatgactgccagcagctcatacagactctcttcactactgaagagagggagaggattttactagaagctaggaagaatgtactcagggtggacgggcgtcctacccagctccccaacatcatcgaggctgcctttcccctctccagacctgactgggacttcaacacggcagaaggtagggagcgactgacagtctatcgccaggctctagtggctggcctccgtggggcggcaagacgccccactaatttggctaaggtaagagaagtaatacagggggccacggaacccccctccatgtttcttgagcgtctaatggaagcttttaggcgctacaccccatttgaccctgcctctgaaggacagagggcttccgtggctatgactttcatagggcagtcagctgtagacattaaaagaaagctgcagagaattgaaggattgcaggactataccttgcaggatttagttaaggaagctgagaaagtataccataaaagagaaactgaggaagaaaaagagcagagaaaggagaaagagagagaggaaagggaaaataagagagaccgaagacaggagaaaaacttaacacggattttggccgcagtagtaggggagaagagccaagaacagacccaagatagaactaagaagtcaggtagcctgggcaaccatGTCctgttagataaggatcaatgtgcctactgtaaggagaaggggcactgggccagggaatgtcctaaaaaaaggaagaaagtactggccttagaggaagaagattagcggggacggggctcggaacccctccccgagcctagggtaatacttaaggtggaggggaagccagttgagttcctggtagacaccggagctcaacactcagtcctactcgaaccatcaggacccgtctccaagaaaaaatcttgggttgtaggggccacagggcatcagcagtactcatggactacctgaagatcagtagatctgggagtgggacgggtaacccactcgttcttaattatccctgagtgccctgcacccctccttgggagagatttactcaccaaaatggaagcccagatcaccttcactcctgatggcccagaggtaaagCAGAATAAgagggtaacagccctgaccatgcgtttggaggatgaacatagactctttgaaaagcaacgggagaaagggactagtctcatacatgactggctagaaaaatatcccggggcatgggctgaaactgccggaatgggactggcTGCAGAAAGGctgcctatagtcatagaactcaaagctacttccactcctgtggcagtgcgccagtatcctatgactagggaagctcgggaagggattaggcctcacattcagcatctcctacagctgggcata